The following are encoded in a window of Syngnathoides biaculeatus isolate LvHL_M chromosome 3, ASM1980259v1, whole genome shotgun sequence genomic DNA:
- the tmem9b gene encoding transmembrane protein 9B, which produces MKTAFLVQTFVFVCFSCLNQVAAKNSEDNRCKCICPPYRDVEGQIYKQNVSLKDCNCLHVVEPMPVDGKDVEAYCLRCECKYEERSSGTIKVTIIIYLSILGLLLLYMVYLTLLEPILKRRLFGHSQLIQSDDDVGDQQPFANAHNVLSRSHSRPNMLNKVEHAQQRWRRQVQEQRKSVFDRHVVLS; this is translated from the exons atgaagACCGCGTTTCTTGTACAgacttttgtctttgtgtgtttttcgtgTTTAAACCAAGTGGCAGCGAAG AATTCCGAGGACAACCGTTGCAAATGCATCTGTCCGCCTTACCGCGATGTGGAGGGGCAGATCTACAAACAGAACGTTTCTCTCAAAGACTG TAACTGTCTGCACGTAGTGGAACCGATGCCGGTGGATGGAAAAGACGTGGAGGCGTACTGTTTACGTTGTGAGTGTAAATACGAGGAGAGAAGCTCGGGCACTATCAAG GTCACCATCATAATCTATTTGTCCATTTTGGGCCTGCTGCTGCTCTACATGGTCTACCTGACCCTCCTGGAGCCCATCTTGAAGAGACGCCTGTTCGGACACTCGCAGCTCATCCAAAGCGACGACGACGTCGGG GACCAGCAGCCTTTCGCAAACGCTCACAACGTCCTCTCTCGCTCACACTCGCGACCCAACATGCTGAACAAAGTCGAGCACGCCCAGCAGCGTTGGAGGAGGCAGGTCCAGGAACAGAGAAAGTCTGTCTTCGACCGCCATGTTGTCCTCAGTTAA